The Apium graveolens cultivar Ventura chromosome 6, ASM990537v1, whole genome shotgun sequence genome contains a region encoding:
- the LOC141666335 gene encoding uncharacterized protein LOC141666335 — MPTFTILAVGTQLDHPTLNSSAAHGGLMIVGLDDSAAYGKLDDKMVQTIGILSSSSASYSREDYDKESDNFKRFVADAEQPLFEGSECTKLESVLKLHNWKARFGVSDKAFTDLLQSIGSILPKDNLLPSNMYEAKKTLTDLGLEYIKFHACPNDCVLYRGPILESSSECPKCHLSRWKVGKDGQVRVNVPAKVMWYFPIIPRFKRMFKSSSTAELMSWHANNRSKDGKMRHPSDSPSWRNVDCRWPEFGSEARNIRLGLAADGPQEPGNDIDVYLQPLIDDLKKLWEEGEPNVYDAHTKSFFTLKAILMWTINDFPGYGNLSGYVNKGYRACPVCGDQTVAKYLSRSRKMSYQGHRRYLDLYHPYRRQRTTFNGEQEFGCAPEPLSGEEVLGQQQQLRFSFGKGEAKKGGVSMEKQSVFFELEYWKFHHVRHCLDVMHVEKNVCDNIIGTLLHMKFKSKDSLASRLDLVDMGIRPDLAPEVGEKRTYLPPAPYTLSRKEKQIILASLYDMKLPYGHASNIRNCVSMIDMKLYGLKSHDCHILLQQLLPVCIRSVLPKNVRSYVRNRLYPEGSIAEGYLKEESIEFCSEFYSGSSRTTGLPKDEEKISGPIGGVTMKSVAEKERDEAHLSVLRNNSEVEPYVMLHKKYLEEIYRGKKKSVQWLLGEHNRQFTDWFEQKVSTEMRENAEAVSETIRWFAGKPSFSVLTYESYAVEGVRYHTKDRDNARVVQNSGVSLVARTVQVSSAKDMNPIESDLKFYGVIREIWELDYHAFKAPLFLCTWAASNKGVKSDDLGFTLVNFNRPGHKKDKYVSVDQVNQVFYIEDPVDANWSVVLSATTRDYHDVYNEDAPEDTSWNPPPFCSNIPTCDPAKIDDASVCNRRENVEGIWVKKL; from the exons CCTATAGTAGGGAAGATTACGATAAAGAGTCAGATAACTTTAAGAGGTTTGTTGCCGATGCAGAACAACCTCTGTTTGAGGGAAGTGAGTGTACTAAACTGGAGTCGGTCTTAAAATTACATAATTGGAAGGCTAGGTTTGGAGTTTCCGATAAAGCTTTTACTGATCTGCTTCAATCAATTGGATCAATTCTTCCTAAAGATAATCTGCTTCCGTCTAATATGTATGAAGCCAAGAAAACATTGACTGATTTAGGCCTCGAGTATATTAAATTCCACGCTTGTCCAAATGACTGCGTATTATACAGGGGTCCAATTCTCGAGTCTTCTTCCGAGTGTCCCAAATGCCATCTCTCTCGCTGGAAAGTTGGGAAAGATGGTCAAGTTAGGGTAAATGTGCCAGCTAAGGTTATGTGGTATTTTCCGATAATCCCCAGATTTAAAAGAATGTTTAAATCTTCATCTACTGCTGAATTAATGAGTTGGCATGCAAATAATCGATCCAAAGATGGAAAGATGCGTCACCCCTCTGAttctccttcttggagaaatGTAGATTGTAGGTGGCCTGAGTTTGGTAGCGAGGCAAGAAATATACGTTTAGGATTAGCGGCCGATG GCCCACAAGAGCCTGGTAATGATATTGACGTATATCTCCAGCCACTGATCGACGATTTAAAAAAATTGTGGGAGGAAGGTGAACCAAACGTGTACGATGCCCATACCAAATCCTTTTTCACTCTAAAGGCAATCTTGATGTGGACAATAAATGACTTTCCGGGATATGGAAATTTGTCGGGGTACGTTAATAAGGGTTATAGGGCATGTCCAGTATGCGGTGATCAGACCGTGGCTAAATATCTAAGTCGTAGTAGAAAAATGAGCTACCAAGGACATCGTCGGTATTTAGATCTTTATCATCCGTATAGGAGACAAAGGACAACTTTTAATGGAGAACAAGAATTTGGTTGTGCACCTGAACCACTTAGCGGAGAGGAAGTGTTGGGGCAACAACAGCAACTTAGGTTCAGTTTTGGAAAGGGGGAAGCCAAAAAAGGTGGAGTCTCCATGGAAAAACAGTCAGTTTTTTTTGAGTTAGAGTATTGGAAGTTTCACCATGTTCGACATTGTTTAGATGTCATGCACGTCGAAAAGAACGTGTGTGATAATATAATTGGGACACTTCTACACATGAAATTCAAGAGTAAAGACAGCCTTGCCTCACGTCTTGATTTGGTTGACATGGGAATACGGCCTGATTTAGCTCCAGAAGTAGGTGAGAAAAGAACATACCTACCTCCTGCCCCTTATACTCTCTCCCGGAAAGAAAAACAAATAATATTGGCATCATTGTACGACATGAAACTTCCATATGGACATGCTTCAAATATAAGAAATTGTGTATCGATGATTGATATGAAGTTGTATGGTTTAAAGTCCCATGACTGCCATATCCTTCTCCAACAACTACTACCTGTTTGCATTCGTTCAGTGCTTCCGAAAAATGTTAGG AGTTATGTAAGAAACCGATTATATCCAGAAGGTTCTATAGCTGAAGGTTACCTCAAAGAAGAGTCAATAGAATTTTGCAGTGAGTTCTATAGCGGGAGTAGTAGAACAACCGGTCTTCCGAAAGATGAAGAAAAAATTTCCGGTCCAATCGGTGGTGTGACTATGAAGTCAGTTGCGGAAAAAGAACGAGATGAGGCTCATCTTTCAGTTCTTCGTAATAATTCGGAAGTGGAACCATATGTTAT GTTGCATAAAAAATATTTGGAAGAGATTTATCGAGGGAAAAAGAAGAGTGTACAGTGGCTATTGGGAGAGCACAATCGACAATTTACCGATTGGTTTGAACAAAAA GTCAGTACAGAAATGAGGGAGAATGCGGAAGCCGTATCTGAAACTATAAGATGGTTTGCTGGGAAACCTTCATTTTCAGTTTTGACTTACGAAAGTTATGCTGTTGAAGGGGTCCGATACCACACAAAGGATCGAGATAATGCAAGGGTAGTTCAGAATAGTGGTGTGTCATTAGTTGCAAGGACAGTCCAAGTCTCTAGTGCTAAGGACATGAATCCTATAGAGAGTGATTTAAAATTTTATGGGGTGATCAGGGAAATATGGGAATTAGACTACCACGCATTCAAGGCCCCTCTGTTTTTATGTACATGGGCAGCAAGTAACAAAGGTGTCAAGTCCGATGATCTTGGTTTCACCCTTGTCAACTTCAATCGACCAGGTCACAAAAAGGACAAATATGTCTCTGTTGACCAAGTCAACCAAGTATTTTATATTGAGGATCCAGTTGATGCTAATTGGTCCGTTGTGTTATCGGCGACAACTCGAGACTATCATGATGTTTACAATGAAGATGCTCCTGAAGACACCTCCTGGAACCCTCCCCCATTCTGTTCTAATATCCCTACATGTGACCCTGCTAAAATTGATGATGCAAGTGTTTGTAATAGAAGAGAAAATGTTGAGGGTATATGGGTCAAAAAGTTATAG